In a single window of the Leptospira sanjuanensis genome:
- the clpS gene encoding ATP-dependent Clp protease adapter ClpS encodes MSDIFRFDTEEQTLTKEKVKLKKPSKYRVIILNDDFTPMEFVVWILQVVFHRSRAESQQIMLKAHITGKALCGVYSHDVARTKVIQVQQIAEQHGYPLHCTMEVEEGEEES; translated from the coding sequence ATGAGCGATATATTTCGATTCGACACAGAGGAACAAACCCTCACCAAAGAAAAGGTCAAACTAAAAAAACCTTCCAAATACAGAGTCATCATACTCAACGACGATTTTACTCCTATGGAGTTCGTCGTATGGATCCTGCAAGTGGTCTTTCACAGAAGCCGGGCGGAAAGTCAGCAGATCATGCTGAAAGCTCATATCACGGGAAAAGCGTTATGCGGCGTTTACTCGCACGACGTGGCAAGAACCAAAGTCATACAAGTTCAACAAATCGCGGAACAACACGGATATCCGCTCCACTGTACGATGGAAGTGGAGGAAGGAGAGGAGGAATCATGA
- the gshA gene encoding glutamate--cysteine ligase, producing MKTKELTQSQIEEVSLEILLRHAVKAKHGLEKESMRVNPDGTLARTPHPAHLGSSLTNHYIKTDFAEPQLEYATHPRPKIEANIRELQDLHIYTIRKLDNELIWPFSMPPVLPEDENEIPLGQYGTSASGRWKTIYRHGLGLRYGRRMQTISGVHYNFSFSNVFLRQFLGKEVSNFTKEEISSLYLHVIRNFMRRVHYLTYLTGSSAVFDSTFLPNPGDLKFEKHKNFTMYSPYATSLRMSEIGYTSKIQDTLGIHYNSLSEYVDRMCYAVHTPYPGYVPFSENKDAQLNPNYLQIENEFYSPVRPKQVPKGDERPLDALLDRGIEYIEIRSLDIDPYSPVGVCRLNLAFTQLILLDSLLSPSPSISTEENAILKENLNSVIWEGRNPNLQVVVDGKRKNFQTIGAEYSESLRHYAKILDLHTGKSTYQDSIDFQIKKWKNPDKTPSGKLLAEILKRDIEFRDKGMELARENRRALSYLEYSPGTLTKMEKEAVRSFQEKEQLEREESQTHYPTVKLCNH from the coding sequence TTGAAAACAAAAGAGCTGACACAGTCGCAGATCGAAGAAGTTTCGCTTGAAATTCTTTTAAGACATGCGGTCAAAGCGAAACACGGTTTGGAAAAGGAAAGTATGCGGGTCAATCCCGACGGGACTCTCGCGAGAACGCCTCATCCGGCACATCTCGGTTCCAGTCTTACCAATCATTATATCAAGACCGATTTCGCGGAACCGCAGCTCGAATACGCGACGCATCCTCGCCCTAAGATCGAAGCGAACATTAGAGAATTACAAGATTTGCATATATATACGATCCGCAAACTCGACAACGAACTCATCTGGCCTTTCAGCATGCCCCCCGTTTTGCCCGAAGACGAAAACGAGATTCCTTTGGGCCAATACGGAACCTCGGCTTCCGGAAGATGGAAGACCATCTATCGTCACGGACTCGGTCTGCGCTACGGAAGAAGAATGCAGACGATCTCCGGTGTGCATTATAACTTCTCGTTCTCGAACGTTTTTTTGAGACAGTTCTTGGGAAAAGAAGTCTCGAACTTCACAAAGGAAGAAATTTCTTCCCTGTATCTGCACGTGATCCGAAACTTCATGAGAAGGGTTCACTATTTAACGTATTTGACCGGATCGTCCGCCGTGTTCGATTCCACTTTTTTGCCGAACCCCGGAGATTTGAAGTTCGAAAAACATAAGAATTTTACGATGTATTCTCCGTATGCGACGTCCCTTCGGATGAGCGAGATCGGTTATACGAGCAAGATTCAGGACACATTAGGAATTCATTATAATTCTTTGAGCGAATACGTGGATCGTATGTGTTACGCGGTGCATACTCCGTATCCTGGTTACGTTCCGTTTTCCGAAAACAAGGACGCGCAGCTCAATCCGAATTATCTTCAGATTGAAAACGAGTTTTATTCACCGGTTCGACCGAAGCAGGTTCCGAAAGGCGACGAACGTCCGTTAGACGCTTTGCTCGATCGGGGAATCGAATACATCGAAATCCGTTCTTTGGATATCGATCCGTATTCTCCCGTGGGAGTTTGCCGTTTGAATCTCGCCTTTACGCAACTCATTCTTTTGGATTCTCTTTTGAGTCCGTCTCCTTCGATTTCGACCGAAGAAAACGCGATTCTTAAGGAGAATTTGAATTCGGTGATTTGGGAAGGAAGAAACCCGAATCTCCAAGTTGTGGTCGACGGAAAAAGAAAAAATTTCCAGACTATCGGCGCCGAGTATTCGGAATCCCTCCGGCATTACGCGAAGATTTTGGATCTTCATACGGGGAAAAGCACGTATCAGGATTCGATCGACTTTCAAATCAAAAAATGGAAAAATCCGGACAAGACACCTTCGGGAAAACTACTTGCAGAAATTCTAAAGCGCGATATCGAATTCAGAGATAAGGGGATGGAGCTTGCGAGAGAAAACAGAAGGGCTTTGTCCTATTTGGAATATTCTCCGGGAACCTTGACGAAAATGGAAAAAGAGGCGGTTCGTTCTTTCCAAGAAAAGGAACAGTTGGAAAGGGAAGAATCCCAAACCCATTATCCGACCGTTAAACTATGCAATCATTGA
- a CDS encoding BolA/IbaG family iron-sulfur metabolism protein yields the protein MTIDEIKNKIESGLPDSKVTILDPYRDGVHIKAVVIYKGFEGKSILEQHRMVYETLKEELKQEVHALALETRIQE from the coding sequence ATGACAATCGATGAAATCAAAAATAAGATAGAATCCGGTCTTCCCGATTCCAAGGTCACGATCTTGGATCCGTATCGGGACGGAGTACATATCAAGGCAGTTGTGATTTACAAAGGATTCGAAGGTAAATCCATTTTGGAGCAGCATAGAATGGTCTATGAAACTCTTAAAGAAGAACTAAAGCAGGAAGTGCACGCGCTTGCACTGGAAACGAGGATACAAGAATGA
- a CDS encoding glutathione S-transferase N-terminal domain-containing protein, which yields MKLYHFQSCPYCAYVRGEFQKMGLVAGKDYELVEASRGTPGREEVIRLGGLSQVPFLVDGDHRMYESRDIVKYVQLKKAS from the coding sequence ATGAAGCTCTACCACTTTCAATCTTGTCCTTACTGCGCTTATGTGAGAGGCGAATTCCAGAAGATGGGTCTCGTCGCGGGCAAGGACTATGAACTCGTGGAAGCGAGCCGGGGAACCCCCGGCCGCGAGGAAGTGATTCGTCTCGGCGGTTTAAGTCAGGTTCCTTTTCTTGTGGACGGGGACCACAGAATGTACGAATCGAGAGATATCGTGAAATACGTTCAGCTCAAAAAGGCTTCTTAA
- a CDS encoding BolA family protein, whose amino-acid sequence MKVSEEIESALIAAFHPIRLEVEDFSAEHSGHAGNPENKPEGTHIRIFLITSEFAQKTKVEQHRMVYSILKPWIDRGLHAITLETSDHD is encoded by the coding sequence ATGAAAGTCTCCGAAGAAATCGAATCCGCGCTCATCGCCGCCTTCCATCCGATCCGCTTGGAAGTGGAGGATTTTAGCGCGGAACACTCGGGTCACGCCGGAAATCCCGAAAATAAACCGGAAGGAACACACATTCGGATTTTTTTGATCACGAGCGAGTTCGCACAGAAAACCAAAGTGGAACAACATAGAATGGTCTATTCGATTTTAAAACCCTGGATCGATCGCGGGTTGCACGCAATTACTCTGGAAACAAGCGATCACGACTAA
- the clpA gene encoding ATP-dependent Clp protease ATP-binding subunit ClpA: MILTEEMERTLKKAWEEAKKRRNEFITLEHILLALTFDSVGKEVLEACGADLERLRKDLIGYLESELEAFPESSGDVDPIYTIGVQHVLQLAEFHVQSTRNKKMDAGDVLAALFREDQSNAVYFLGTQDITRLDIVRYISHGIRKDSKNREKEMIGEDGEKISDPLQAFCVDLTAKAREGKLDPMVGREDELDRTIHILCRRRKNNPIFVGEAGVGKTSIVEGLAQRVVDGKVPEPLKNLKVYSLDMGLLLAGTKFRGEFEERLKNVVTQITAQEDHVLFIDEIHTIIGAGAVSGGSLDASNLLKPALSSGELRCIGTTTYKEFKTIFEKDHALSRRFQKVEVGEPSISETVEILKGLLEKYESFHKVKYSASAVEQAAELSARYILDRKLPDKAIDLLDEAGARVRLREGGKKTVTVREIEDLVSKIAKVPSVTVKADDREKLKNLDEELKAKIYGQDAAIDQLVQSIRLSRSGLAEPGKPVGSFLFAGPTGVGKTELTRKLAEILGVELVRFDMSEYMEKHTVSRLIGSPPGYVGFEQGGQLTDAIYRNPHCVLLLDEIEKAHEDIYNILLQIMDHATLTDNNGRKSDFRQVILVMTTNTGARERSTNPVGFGNDVLEDRSMKAIEKQFSPEFRNRLTAVIEFSALNQENVTKVVAKQLALLQERLNSKQIELEFQEDVLVYIADQAYTPEFGARPVQRWLDTHISKRISEEILFGALKSGGKAKLIAGKDGIEMEFSTGKKS; the protein is encoded by the coding sequence ATGATTCTCACGGAAGAAATGGAACGCACTTTAAAAAAGGCTTGGGAAGAAGCCAAAAAAAGAAGAAATGAATTTATTACGCTCGAACATATCCTTCTCGCATTGACGTTCGATTCGGTCGGCAAGGAAGTTTTGGAAGCCTGTGGAGCCGACCTCGAGCGTCTTCGAAAGGATTTGATCGGTTATCTGGAAAGCGAACTGGAAGCCTTCCCCGAATCTTCCGGCGACGTGGACCCGATTTATACGATCGGTGTGCAACACGTTTTACAGCTCGCCGAGTTTCACGTTCAATCCACAAGAAACAAAAAGATGGATGCGGGCGACGTTCTCGCCGCCTTGTTCCGCGAAGATCAATCCAACGCTGTATATTTTTTAGGAACCCAGGATATTACCCGACTCGACATCGTACGTTATATCTCTCACGGAATACGGAAGGATTCCAAAAACAGGGAAAAGGAAATGATCGGCGAGGACGGTGAAAAGATCTCCGATCCGCTCCAAGCGTTCTGTGTGGATCTGACCGCAAAAGCACGGGAAGGAAAACTCGATCCTATGGTGGGACGAGAAGACGAACTCGATCGTACCATTCACATTCTATGCAGAAGAAGAAAAAACAATCCGATCTTTGTGGGCGAGGCCGGGGTCGGAAAAACTTCCATTGTGGAAGGACTTGCACAAAGAGTAGTGGACGGAAAGGTTCCGGAACCGTTGAAGAACTTGAAAGTATATTCGCTCGATATGGGACTTCTTCTTGCGGGAACCAAGTTTCGGGGAGAATTCGAGGAACGTCTGAAAAACGTCGTCACGCAGATTACGGCTCAGGAAGATCATGTTCTCTTCATCGACGAGATTCATACGATTATCGGAGCGGGCGCCGTTTCGGGCGGTTCGCTGGACGCGTCCAACCTGCTCAAACCGGCTCTTTCCAGCGGAGAACTCCGTTGCATCGGAACGACTACCTATAAAGAGTTCAAAACTATATTCGAAAAAGATCATGCGCTTTCCAGAAGATTCCAAAAGGTAGAAGTCGGCGAACCGTCCATTTCGGAGACGGTGGAAATTCTCAAAGGGCTTTTAGAAAAATACGAAAGTTTTCATAAGGTAAAGTATTCCGCTTCCGCGGTGGAACAAGCGGCCGAGTTATCGGCCCGTTACATTCTGGATCGTAAACTTCCCGATAAGGCAATCGATCTTTTGGACGAAGCGGGTGCGCGCGTTCGACTCCGAGAAGGCGGTAAGAAAACGGTAACGGTCCGCGAAATCGAGGATCTCGTTTCTAAAATCGCAAAGGTTCCTTCGGTTACCGTCAAAGCGGACGACCGCGAGAAACTCAAAAACCTCGACGAAGAATTAAAGGCGAAAATTTACGGGCAAGACGCAGCGATCGATCAATTGGTTCAATCGATTCGATTGTCTCGAAGCGGACTTGCGGAACCGGGAAAACCTGTCGGTTCATTTCTGTTCGCGGGACCAACGGGCGTCGGTAAAACGGAGCTGACTCGAAAGCTTGCGGAGATCCTCGGCGTGGAACTCGTTCGTTTTGATATGAGCGAGTATATGGAAAAACACACCGTATCGCGTTTGATCGGTTCTCCTCCGGGTTACGTCGGTTTCGAACAAGGAGGACAATTGACCGATGCGATTTATAGAAATCCGCATTGTGTGCTTCTTCTCGACGAGATCGAAAAGGCGCACGAGGATATCTACAACATTCTTCTGCAGATCATGGATCACGCGACTCTCACGGATAACAACGGAAGAAAATCAGATTTCCGTCAGGTGATTCTTGTGATGACGACGAACACGGGCGCGCGGGAACGTTCCACGAATCCGGTCGGTTTTGGAAACGACGTTTTGGAAGATAGAAGTATGAAGGCGATCGAGAAACAATTTTCTCCCGAGTTCAGAAACCGTCTGACCGCGGTCATAGAATTCTCCGCTTTGAATCAGGAAAATGTAACCAAAGTAGTTGCAAAACAGCTTGCCCTTTTGCAGGAACGTCTGAATTCTAAACAAATCGAATTGGAGTTTCAGGAAGACGTACTCGTCTACATCGCCGACCAAGCTTATACTCCGGAGTTTGGCGCAAGACCCGTTCAGAGATGGCTCGATACGCATATCTCCAAACGGATTTCCGAAGAGATTCTTTTCGGAGCGCTCAAGTCGGGCGGAAAGGCGAAACTGATCGCCGGTAAGGATGGAATTGAAATGGAATTCTCCACCGGTAAAAAATCCTAA
- the ggt gene encoding gamma-glutamyltransferase, whose translation MKQITIRIVLILFLFSCKEVPLTIEGKSISTDLLVTPSHQKKHTDYFSESKNLMIATDSPEATQAGIEVGKLGGNVVDVVVATSFAISVTRPHSTGLGGGGFLVLYLKEFREPIAFDFRERAPNAASRNMYKRKPKEDSLLGFRAVGVPGNVAGLVRIHKRFGKLPLKTVVAPAIRLAQEGFRVYPDLNSAIQKSSKDMDEEMKGIFLPGGKVPEVGNLLVQKDLAGSLKMIAESGENEFYRGKIANALTTAMKKNGGLLTSQDLAGFQVLEKKTLQTKYRGYTIYTMPPPSSGVHLLTMLSMVETKPLQEMYEKDPVSYYHFMTEVMRRGYADRAILGGDPAFTKIPLDRLLSKKYAEEKIADFDQQRASSSSSFLKTLNFGVESPQTTHISVMDKDGNSVSTTQSINFRFGASVVIPGTGIVLNDTMDDFSRAPGEPNVYGLIGAEANSILPKKTPLSSMSPTIVFRGKEPFLATGAPGGSYIVNAVLQSLVYNLDFHLTLYESVARGRVHHQFFPDAVFIEKSVNERNVFDGLSARKHDIRIAPNFAKLFSVKRENGTLYGASDPRGEGATGGL comes from the coding sequence ATGAAACAAATAACTATCCGTATCGTTCTGATACTTTTCCTCTTTTCCTGCAAAGAGGTTCCTCTTACCATCGAAGGAAAAAGTATTTCCACGGATTTACTCGTAACTCCTTCGCATCAAAAAAAACACACCGACTATTTCAGCGAAAGTAAGAATCTTATGATCGCGACCGATTCTCCCGAAGCGACCCAAGCGGGGATCGAAGTGGGCAAGTTAGGCGGAAACGTCGTGGATGTGGTCGTCGCAACTTCTTTTGCGATTTCCGTGACGAGACCGCACTCGACCGGACTCGGAGGGGGAGGTTTTCTGGTTCTTTACTTAAAGGAATTCAGGGAGCCGATCGCGTTCGATTTTCGAGAAAGAGCTCCTAACGCGGCTTCCAGGAATATGTATAAAAGAAAACCGAAAGAGGATTCCCTACTCGGGTTTCGTGCCGTTGGTGTTCCGGGTAACGTGGCCGGTTTGGTTCGTATTCATAAACGGTTTGGAAAACTTCCCCTGAAAACGGTGGTTGCACCGGCGATTCGTCTTGCACAAGAAGGGTTTCGCGTGTATCCCGATCTGAATTCCGCGATTCAAAAGTCCTCGAAAGATATGGACGAAGAAATGAAAGGGATTTTTCTTCCCGGAGGTAAGGTTCCCGAGGTAGGAAATCTTCTCGTTCAAAAAGACTTAGCCGGTTCCTTAAAGATGATCGCCGAATCTGGAGAAAACGAATTCTACCGCGGTAAGATTGCGAACGCACTTACGACCGCGATGAAAAAGAACGGAGGTTTGCTTACTTCTCAGGATTTGGCCGGCTTTCAAGTTCTTGAAAAGAAAACGCTGCAAACGAAATACCGCGGTTATACGATTTATACGATGCCCCCGCCTTCCTCGGGAGTTCATCTTTTGACGATGCTGTCGATGGTGGAAACGAAACCTCTCCAAGAAATGTATGAGAAGGACCCCGTTTCTTATTATCATTTTATGACGGAGGTGATGCGAAGAGGTTACGCGGATCGTGCGATTCTCGGAGGGGATCCTGCGTTTACGAAAATTCCTTTGGATCGGCTTCTTTCCAAAAAATACGCGGAAGAGAAGATCGCCGATTTCGATCAACAACGAGCTTCGAGCAGCTCCTCCTTTTTAAAGACGCTCAACTTCGGAGTCGAATCTCCACAAACAACGCATATCTCCGTGATGGATAAGGACGGGAATTCCGTATCGACCACACAATCGATTAACTTTCGATTCGGCGCATCGGTCGTGATTCCCGGAACGGGGATCGTTCTCAACGATACGATGGACGACTTCAGTCGCGCTCCGGGGGAACCGAACGTTTACGGACTGATCGGTGCGGAGGCGAATTCCATTCTGCCTAAAAAAACTCCTCTCAGCAGTATGTCTCCTACGATCGTGTTTCGAGGAAAAGAACCTTTTCTCGCAACGGGCGCGCCGGGAGGTTCTTATATCGTAAACGCGGTTTTACAGTCTCTCGTTTATAACCTCGACTTTCATTTGACCTTATACGAATCCGTCGCACGCGGAAGAGTGCATCATCAATTCTTTCCCGATGCGGTCTTTATTGAAAAATCCGTGAACGAAAGAAACGTATTCGACGGTCTTTCCGCAAGAAAACACGACATCCGAATCGCTCCGAACTTTGCGAAGCTATTCTCTGTCAAAAGGGAGAACGGAACGCTCTACGGAGCTTCCGATCCACGTGGAGAAGGAGCCACAGGCGGACTTTGA
- a CDS encoding ABC transporter permease: MNFLEKYNAFKTIVNKETVRILRIWVQTLIPPGITITLYFIIFGKLVGSQIGNIGDHTYIQFIVPGLVMMSVIINSYNNVVSSFFGAKFQRNIEELLVSPTPPSLIVLGYTIGGVIRGILVGILVIAISLFFTELEVFHFPMLIATVVLSSLLFSLGGFLNALYAKKFDDVTIIPTFILTPLTYLGGVFYSIQMLPPFWQNVSKLNPILYMVNAFRYGFLGISDIEPWFALSMITVATLALYLLSVYLLKKGIGIRN; this comes from the coding sequence ATGAACTTCTTAGAAAAATACAACGCGTTCAAAACGATCGTAAACAAGGAAACCGTCCGAATCCTCCGCATTTGGGTCCAGACGCTGATTCCTCCCGGAATCACGATCACTCTTTACTTTATCATCTTCGGAAAGTTGGTCGGCTCGCAGATCGGAAACATAGGCGATCATACCTACATTCAATTCATCGTTCCGGGACTTGTGATGATGTCCGTAATCATCAATTCGTATAACAACGTCGTATCTTCGTTTTTCGGGGCGAAGTTTCAGAGAAACATCGAGGAACTTTTGGTTTCTCCGACTCCGCCTTCTCTCATCGTTTTGGGTTATACGATTGGTGGCGTGATCCGCGGTATTTTGGTGGGAATTCTAGTGATCGCGATTTCTCTTTTTTTTACCGAGCTGGAAGTCTTTCACTTTCCGATGTTGATTGCAACCGTGGTTTTGAGTTCCCTTCTTTTTTCCCTGGGCGGATTTTTAAACGCGTTGTATGCGAAGAAGTTCGACGACGTTACGATCATTCCTACGTTTATTCTTACTCCGCTGACGTATCTTGGCGGGGTTTTCTATTCGATCCAGATGCTTCCTCCGTTCTGGCAAAACGTTTCCAAACTCAATCCGATTTTGTATATGGTAAACGCATTCCGATACGGCTTTTTAGGAATCAGCGATATCGAACCTTGGTTCGCGCTTTCGATGATAACGGTCGCTACGCTTGCCCTTTATCTTCTTTCCGTGTATCTTTTGAAAAAAGGAATCGGGATCAGAAACTGA
- the gshAB gene encoding bifunctional glutamate--cysteine ligase GshA/glutathione synthetase GshB — translation MQSLKLKSGEFLSPEIYTLEGFSDLEISTQIVIRDALNRGLEVEVLDRKNHFLRLKDSNGLVQYVKEASKTALDSYMSFLVMENKTISKIVLLESGLEVPAGDSFAEADSALVFWRKNSNRKMVVKPVTTNFGIGITILAPRASEEDVKKAIKIAFNHSESIIVEEFAEGNEYRFLVVGNETVAVCNRIPANVIGDGKHTIEQLVSIKNEDKRRGVGHVTPLEKIQLGETELDVLQQFGFMKESIPSKDQKVFLRKNSNISTGGDSIDVSDLAHPYYKDLAVKAAASVGAKICGVDIILKDLETKGEYRILELNFNPVLYIHNYPYEGKNRDVGNKILDLLGF, via the coding sequence ATGCAATCATTGAAATTAAAGTCGGGTGAATTTCTTTCCCCGGAGATTTATACGTTGGAAGGATTTTCCGATCTGGAAATTTCCACGCAGATCGTGATTCGGGACGCTTTGAATCGCGGTTTGGAAGTGGAAGTCCTCGATCGTAAAAATCATTTTTTACGGCTCAAAGATTCGAACGGTCTTGTTCAATACGTGAAGGAAGCTTCCAAAACCGCTTTGGACTCCTACATGTCTTTTCTCGTGATGGAAAACAAAACGATTTCAAAAATCGTACTATTAGAATCCGGTTTGGAAGTTCCCGCGGGTGATAGTTTTGCGGAAGCCGATTCCGCTCTTGTCTTTTGGCGGAAGAATTCGAACCGTAAAATGGTGGTCAAACCGGTAACTACCAATTTCGGAATCGGAATCACCATACTGGCTCCTCGCGCCTCCGAAGAGGACGTGAAGAAGGCGATTAAAATCGCATTCAATCATTCCGAATCGATCATCGTGGAAGAATTTGCGGAAGGAAACGAATATCGTTTTCTTGTGGTCGGAAACGAAACGGTCGCGGTTTGCAATCGGATTCCGGCTAACGTGATCGGGGACGGAAAACATACGATCGAACAACTCGTCTCGATTAAGAACGAGGACAAACGCAGAGGAGTGGGGCACGTTACACCTCTTGAAAAAATTCAGTTAGGCGAGACGGAACTGGATGTACTGCAACAATTCGGCTTTATGAAGGAAAGTATTCCTTCTAAGGATCAAAAAGTATTTTTAAGAAAAAATTCGAACATCAGCACGGGCGGAGATTCCATCGACGTAAGCGATCTCGCTCATCCTTATTACAAGGATCTTGCCGTGAAAGCCGCCGCTTCCGTGGGAGCTAAGATCTGCGGTGTGGATATTATCTTAAAGGATTTAGAAACAAAAGGGGAGTATCGGATTCTTGAGTTGAACTTCAACCCCGTTTTATACATTCACAATTATCCGTATGAAGGTAAAAACAGGGACGTGGGAAATAAGATTTTGGATCTTCTCGGTTTTTAA
- a CDS encoding GNAT family N-acetyltransferase, with protein sequence MSSPSQTDIRVEFIDSIVSISKEEWNAISDPKSPFLEYDFLRSLEVSGCIGSTTAWVPKYCVLWKEGRFSAAIPFFLKYDSYGEYIFDFQWAQFFAQSGLKYYPKGLVAVPFTPATGKRILHEEGLGLKEVCAHLIPALLRFGEEEGLSGINFLFLEKEESEALAEYGFATRLSHQYHWINGDYSSFEDYLTAMKSKKRMQIKREREIVKSYGLEIRVLEGNQIQRSDIDAIWSFYSDTHSRKWGSAYLNRKFFDSAFETFLDRIVLVLAFKEGKAVAGTFNLRKGDFLYGRYWGCTEYYSHLHFECCFYRLIDYAIREKIRVFEAGAQGEHKFLRGFPAVPTYSSHRIFHPRARNAIERFLKEETLHMQEMIHETNEHSPLKEVQTNVSLLNDASADPSERASVRENFEP encoded by the coding sequence CGATTTCCAAGGAAGAATGGAACGCGATTTCCGATCCAAAAAGTCCTTTTTTAGAATACGATTTTTTACGATCCCTCGAAGTTTCCGGCTGCATCGGATCAACCACGGCCTGGGTACCGAAATACTGCGTCCTTTGGAAAGAAGGGCGATTTTCCGCGGCGATCCCATTCTTCCTCAAATACGATTCCTACGGAGAATACATCTTCGATTTTCAGTGGGCGCAATTCTTCGCACAATCCGGACTCAAGTATTATCCGAAAGGTCTGGTAGCGGTTCCGTTCACACCCGCGACCGGAAAAAGAATTCTTCATGAAGAAGGTCTCGGCTTAAAGGAAGTCTGCGCGCATCTGATCCCCGCCTTACTTCGATTCGGAGAAGAAGAAGGACTTTCCGGAATCAATTTTTTATTTCTGGAAAAGGAAGAATCCGAAGCGCTCGCCGAATACGGGTTTGCAACAAGACTTTCTCACCAGTATCATTGGATCAACGGGGATTACTCGAGTTTCGAGGATTATCTCACGGCGATGAAATCTAAAAAGAGAATGCAGATCAAACGGGAAAGAGAGATCGTAAAAAGTTACGGACTCGAAATTCGAGTACTGGAAGGAAACCAAATCCAAAGATCGGACATCGACGCGATCTGGAGTTTTTATTCCGACACTCATTCGCGGAAATGGGGTTCGGCTTATTTAAACCGAAAATTTTTCGATTCCGCATTCGAAACGTTTTTGGATCGGATCGTTCTGGTTTTAGCTTTCAAAGAAGGGAAGGCAGTAGCGGGAACATTCAATCTTCGTAAAGGAGATTTTCTCTACGGCAGATATTGGGGCTGCACCGAATATTATTCCCATCTTCATTTCGAATGTTGTTTTTATCGATTGATAGACTATGCGATCCGGGAAAAGATCCGGGTCTTCGAAGCGGGAGCTCAGGGAGAACATAAATTTCTGCGCGGATTTCCGGCGGTTCCGACCTATAGTTCGCATCGGATTTTTCATCCTCGGGCCCGAAATGCGATTGAACGTTTCTTAAAAGAAGAAACACTGCACATGCAGGAAATGATCCACGAAACCAACGAACATTCTCCCTTAAAAGAAGTTCAAACGAATGTGTCTCTTTTGAACGACGCATCGGCCGATCCGTCCGAACGCGCATCCGTTCGGGAGAATTTCGAACCATGA
- the grxD gene encoding Grx4 family monothiol glutaredoxin: MNEEVKQKIEGLVGANKVFLFMKGTPEAPMCGFSAGVSNVLKSLGIQFGSFNVLSDETMRQGIKDYANWPTIPQLYINGEFIGGHDIVVEMAKTGDLQKKVGIVSA; the protein is encoded by the coding sequence ATGAACGAAGAAGTAAAACAAAAGATAGAAGGTCTTGTGGGAGCGAACAAAGTCTTTCTGTTTATGAAAGGAACCCCCGAAGCCCCGATGTGCGGATTTTCCGCCGGTGTGTCTAACGTATTAAAAAGTCTGGGGATTCAATTCGGATCGTTCAACGTTCTTTCCGACGAAACCATGCGTCAAGGAATCAAGGACTACGCGAACTGGCCCACAATTCCCCAGCTCTACATCAACGGAGAATTCATCGGCGGGCACGACATCGTAGTCGAAATGGCAAAAACGGGCGATCTTCAGAAGAAAGTGGGTATTGTGAGCGCATGA